The Paenibacillus polymyxa M1 DNA segment CTAGAATAACCAGTAGCATATTTCCATGAGCGGCTCCCGCAACAGCAAGCACATTATCGAGTCCCATCATTGTATCCGCAATAATAATGGTACGAATCGCTGCCCACATCTGATTTGTAGCTGAAATTTCATGTTTTTTCTCTTCGACCAACAACTTATAGGCGATATAGATAAGGGCCAGACCCCCAACCAAACGCAATCCATATATTTGCAGTAAGTATGTGACCAGCACTGTAGCAATCACACGAATGATGACTGCTCCGACCGTTCCCCAGATAATGACCTTCTTTTGATTGGCCTTATCAACATTCCGCGCCGCCAAGCCGATTACGATCGCATTGTCACCAGCTAGCACCAGATCAATAATAATAATGGACAATAATGCGGTTAAAAACTCAATTGACAAAAAATCCATACGTTTCTCCCACCTTCTTTGTTTATTTGTTATACTGTACATAGTTCAGCGCTTTATACTAAAAAAGCGCCATTTCGCGGAATCCGGAAACGGCGCTTGACCCAATTTTGGCATCAAAAAAAGACCATTTACCCGGATTCCTAAAATCCTGGCAAAGGTCTCGCTTACAACATTACGTTGCCAATAAAGCCGGGGATTAAGAATCCCGTAATGACGACTTTACTCGCTGAGCTACTCCCCTTTGGGAACTATTCTGTTAGTGGCAGTATAGCATACATTTTTGGGAATGTGAACCCTATTTTTTTCTGTATAAGCAATAAGCCGAACAGGGATATTGAAAGAGGTATATAAATGAAAAAATGGTTACTCCCCGCGGCTTATGTTTCGCTGCTCTGCATCGCGTTTATCTACAGATATGATTGGCTCGCCTGGGCAAACAAGCAAACCTCCTTTCCGGTTCTGCTATTGCTCGCATTTTTATTCGCGTTAATTCCGTTTATCCCTTACAAGCTGATTATCGCTTCCATTGCTTATGCAGCAGGAGCCTGGCAAGGTGCTTTGATTTGCTGGCTTGGCACTACTTTGGCTGCGTTGGTCGTTTACAGTGCTGTACGTACCCTGTTCCGTGACAAAGGACGTGCATATTTGGAGCGTGTTCCCGCACTGGAGCGCTTCAATCAGGTCATGGAGAAAGATCCTTTTACTGCTGTGCTACTGGCTCGCCTGATTCCAGTCATTCCTCAGGCAGCTGTAAATGTATATGCCGGAGTAGCAGGGTTTCCATTTTGGAGCTTTATGCTAGGTACAGCGATCGGCAAACTTCCCGCAATTGCAGTGTATGCTTATGCAGGCGGTACCTTTGCGGAACACCCAATCACGGGTTTGCTTATTTTGCTGCTATATACTGCACTGGTAGGTGGAGGGTTTGTACTTTACAGAAAAAGAGTTAGGCGCGTCAACAAAATATAACACTAATGAGTTTGTGCCGCTTCTGTAGAATGTTTCATTGCAGTTTTTGGGACACACTACAGCTACGCAACTGAGTACTTTCTGGTGTTTCGTTGGATTTTGCAAAAATCCCGTATATAATTTAATTGTAAGCTATTTAAATAACAACTAATTAAACATTCTCAGATTGGAGTGATAAAATATGAGCACCAACAATCCAAATACGGTAGAAAAAGCAACTTTTGCGGGTGGCTGCTTCTGGTGCATGGTCTCCCCTTTTGAGGAAATGCCCGGTATTTTGAAGGTTAGATCTGGATATACAGGGGGACATACCGAAAATCCTACCTATGAAGAGGTATGCTCTGAAACAACGGGACATGTGGAAGCCGTACAAATTACATTCGACCCTCAAGTGTTCCCATATGAAAAACTGTTGGAGCTATTTTGGCAACAGATTGATCCAACGGATGAAGGTGGACAGTTCCACGATAGAGGTTCATCCTACCAAACGGCTATTTTCTATCATAATGATGAACAACGGATCAAGGCAGAGGCTTCCAAAGAAGCTCTCGCTCAAAGTGGCCGTTTTGACAAGCCCATTGCTACATCTATCCTGCCTGCGGCAACTTTTTATGAAGCAGAAGAGTATCATCAGGACTATCATAAGAAGAACCCCGCTCACTACAAACGCTATCGCAAAGGCTCAGGACGTGAAGATTTTATTGAGCAAAATTGGTCTGCCAAGATTGATAAATCCGATCTTAAAGACCGGCTGACGCCTATTCAATACGAAGTAACACAAAAAAACGCAACCGAGCGCCCATTTCAAAATGAGTTTTGGGATCATGAAGCTGAAGGCATTTACGTGGATATCGTATCAGGAGAACCTTTGTTTAGTTCACTGGACAAATATGATGCGGGTTGCGGCTGGCCTAGCTTTACCCGTCCGTTGCGCAGTTACAATGTCAAAGAAAAGACCGATCTCAGCCATTTCATGATTCGTACCGAGGTCCGAAGTCGCGAAGCAGATTCCCATTTAGGGCACGTATTCGATGATGGTCCAGGTCCAGAGGGTTTGCGTTATTGCATCAATTCTGCCGCGCTCCGCTTTGTGCCTCAGGAAGACTTGGAGCGTGAAGGATATGGAGCCTATAAGTCATTATTTGAAAAGTAAGTAGCCGTAAAAATAACGAGGCTGACCCGGAATCTATCTGTATTCGATGATCACGGGTCAGCCTTTTTTTGATATGGTAGCGCATCTACTGATCTAGCTCATCACCCACCCAAGCCAAATGGCTAGCGGTACCAGCAATAGCTGAGCTAATAAAGTTCCTGCCAAACGCGAGATGATCATCCATCCGTACACGCTGTTCATTCGGATTAGGGGCAGCTCCCCTCGTAGGGTTTTTTCTGACAACACCGCCAATCTTGGATCAATTAACAAGGTCAACAATACCGTCGCGACACCATTGATTAAGCCTGACGACATTGACATTGCCGTACCTTGAGCGGGCCATAGGAATGACGCATACAAGGCAGATACCACTCCGGTTGTATAAATTGCGGTAACGGCAATATTTAAAATAATTAGACGCTTGGGGATCACTCCACTGATTAGGGAGGTAAACATGGACCAGCTAGGGCGCTTTATGTAGTAGCCTGCATGCTTCCAGCGATTTCGCCTCATTAAATGACGTATTAAAGCCGGGATAGATCCAGTATGCTCCAAATGTACAATCCATCTGGCTGACATGCGTACTACTGTTGGATACAGTAATATAGCAAGCATAGTCCCAACGGTGGCGGCCAGCAGTACCCCGTGCATATACAGTTCCAGTCTCATATCCGTTCCGCCCAATTGTGCTGCCTCTTTAGCCTGATCGACCATCCCTCCAAGTAAAGGTCCCTGTGCCATATTGGAGGTACGTGAAACCAACAGCAGCATTCCGGCCACGGTTAATGCCAATCCAATCCGACGTGCTCGCAAACCACCAAGCCGAAGAGCATAGGACAAGCTATCGGTAGTATGAATGATGATGGTTAGTAAAAAAACGAAACCCCAGGCAAGCAAATGTTTCACTCCTTTTTCTGGTATTCTGCTCACCATTATACGCTTTTTCTTAAGATAAATTTTACAATATATTCATTACTCTAATTTTTGTTAGTCTAAGCCGACAACGGGTAATACATAATACATCATCTGCTAAAAAGGAGTGTGCAACCATGCCTTGGAACA contains these protein-coding regions:
- a CDS encoding TerC family protein is translated as MDFLSIEFLTALLSIIIIDLVLAGDNAIVIGLAARNVDKANQKKVIIWGTVGAVIIRVIATVLVTYLLQIYGLRLVGGLALIYIAYKLLVEEKKHEISATNQMWAAIRTIIIADTMMGLDNVLAVAGAAHGNMLLVILGLAISVPIMVWGSTIILKLTERYPVVITIGAAVLAYTAAKMVVAEPLIAHWFANGVVKYGFEALIVVLVVAIGMRVKKVKSEKTKKEALHA
- a CDS encoding TVP38/TMEM64 family protein, giving the protein MKKWLLPAAYVSLLCIAFIYRYDWLAWANKQTSFPVLLLLAFLFALIPFIPYKLIIASIAYAAGAWQGALICWLGTTLAALVVYSAVRTLFRDKGRAYLERVPALERFNQVMEKDPFTAVLLARLIPVIPQAAVNVYAGVAGFPFWSFMLGTAIGKLPAIAVYAYAGGTFAEHPITGLLILLLYTALVGGGFVLYRKRVRRVNKI
- the msrA gene encoding peptide-methionine (S)-S-oxide reductase MsrA; this encodes MSTNNPNTVEKATFAGGCFWCMVSPFEEMPGILKVRSGYTGGHTENPTYEEVCSETTGHVEAVQITFDPQVFPYEKLLELFWQQIDPTDEGGQFHDRGSSYQTAIFYHNDEQRIKAEASKEALAQSGRFDKPIATSILPAATFYEAEEYHQDYHKKNPAHYKRYRKGSGREDFIEQNWSAKIDKSDLKDRLTPIQYEVTQKNATERPFQNEFWDHEAEGIYVDIVSGEPLFSSLDKYDAGCGWPSFTRPLRSYNVKEKTDLSHFMIRTEVRSREADSHLGHVFDDGPGPEGLRYCINSAALRFVPQEDLEREGYGAYKSLFEK
- a CDS encoding lipid II flippase Amj family protein, translated to MLAWGFVFLLTIIIHTTDSLSYALRLGGLRARRIGLALTVAGMLLLVSRTSNMAQGPLLGGMVDQAKEAAQLGGTDMRLELYMHGVLLAATVGTMLAILLYPTVVRMSARWIVHLEHTGSIPALIRHLMRRNRWKHAGYYIKRPSWSMFTSLISGVIPKRLIILNIAVTAIYTTGVVSALYASFLWPAQGTAMSMSSGLINGVATVLLTLLIDPRLAVLSEKTLRGELPLIRMNSVYGWMIISRLAGTLLAQLLLVPLAIWLGWVMS